The Ascaphus truei isolate aAscTru1 chromosome 14, aAscTru1.hap1, whole genome shotgun sequence genome segment AATGTGTCCTGCCTCAGCTTTCCCAGTATCCTCCTGACAGCAAACAGGCTGAAAGATACtacaggggagggaagagagaagagagaagggggagggctAGAATCCCTTACCCAGCCTCAATCCTGTGCTATGCAACCCAAACCTCCACATCAAGGCACGAAAGAAGGTGCACTGCTCACTGCAAATCTCAGACATATTGTGTTACAACTCCTCCCTCATAGCACAAGTGGTCCACCATCTGTCAGCATGTGTGGCCAGTTCTGGAAGAAGAACAAGAAGGGTCTAAATGAACCTAACCAAGAATAAATCTCAAAGCATGGAATGCCAAAGGGATTATTTTACCTGGAACAAATGTACAGGCTAGGAAAGAAGATCACAGCTTCAAGTGCATTATATTCAGGAGGAGACATGGTACAGTAACTGCATGTAACATGAACCTGGGCATAGTCTTGACTTTTATCATTTGAAAATATTACTTTTCTATTTGTTTTACAAATCTGGAAGAGATGTGGGGTAACTCTCCTGGAGACAATGGGATTTCTATCAGTTAGAAATAGACACTGCTTCTTAACTTGTAGGACCTTGTTTATTTATTGACTTGAATGGTGGGTTTAGATTTAATTGAAGTGCATTTGGAAATGTGGATATGCCATCTTCCTAATGGATCTCTTCTAAACACTGATTATCATGGAACCAGACAAATATCACCAATTATCCAATGGTGCATTCAGAAGTATGTCCAATGAGACATCCAGCAGACATTACCTGTACAATTTTACTCTGCATTACATGGATTACGTTGACAACAACTCCAGGCCAGTAGAACCTGACCATCTTTTCCCTGTACCAGTGCTAACTGGAATAACTGTGACTTGCATTCTTCTCTTTATCATAGGAATGTTTGGAAACATAATGACTATGTTAGTAGTGTCTAAGAATAAGGACATGAGGACTACAACCAATCTGTATTTATCTAGTATGGCCTTCTCTGACCTTTTGATCTTTCTGTGCATGCCACTTGATCTTTATAAACTCTGGCAGTATAGACCCTGGAATTTCGGGAGCATCCTCTGCAAACTCTTCCAGTTTATCAGTGAAAGTTGTACTTACTCCACAATCCTGAACATCACAGCTCTAAGTGTGGAGAGATACTTTGCCATATGTTTCCCTTTGAGAGCAAAAGTAGTCATCACCAAAGGTAGAGTCAAGCTGGTTATCCTAGTCCTGTGGGCTGTGTCATTTGTAAGTGCTGGACCCATCTTTGTCTTGGTTGGGGTTGAACACGAGAATGGGACAAACCCTTTTGATACAAACGAATGCAAAGCTACTGAGTATGCCATCAAGTCCGGTCTCCTGACTATCATGGTCTGGACATCCAGCGTGTTCTTCTTCTTGCCAGTCTTCTGCCTCACTGTGCTGTACAGTCTAATTGGAAGAAAACTATGGAGAAGAAGGAGAGAGACTATAGGACCAAACACATCTATCAGGGATAAGAACAACAAACAGACTGTGAAAATGCTAGGTATGATTCTCATGTATGTTGTACATTGTCTGTGTCTTTTGATGTGAATTGTCAATGAACGAGCAACACTGGAGATGATTTTGTGCTcgtcaaattattattttttacagtgTTTTTCtgtttaaaatataatttatctACTAGTTAACCAACCCACATATTTTACAATCTCTAGCCTATTTACTGATGCAAGGAAAACAGGGTTATTTTCAGGTTATGGTATATTTTATTGGACCATGAAAACCATACACACTTTGGGTGCATGGGGTTTGGGAGATGACAGAACTATTTACCTTGGATGGTTAATACAGTTTAAAAAGACCATCTGAAAATGCAGTACTCAATCAAGGGTACCTCAATCTACAACGTAAATCTAAATCTTTACCATGAATCGAGATGTTGATTCTTTAATTTTTTGATTTGCTTCTAAATATACTTTCCCCTGTTCTTAACAAAACCTCCTATATGGAATGTATTTATATTACAAGTGCAGCTACGACTGTCTATAGAGTGTTCTTAAATAGTATTTTTTCTACCAAACTCCAAAAATGAAAGATTAACcaaagcagtgtttcccaactccagtcttcggggaaccccaacaggtcaggtcttacggatacccctgctccagcacaggtggctcagtcaaaatgactgagccgctgattgccccacctgtgctggagcagggatatccttaagacctgacctgttggggttccccgaggactggggttgggaaacactgaaccAAAGCAGTGTTTTGAGCCATGTGTAATATTGCTATTTTATGCTCTTTCATAAAGAAAAAAATTACTATTTTGTGCACTTTACCACACAGCTTTCAAAATATACCATGTACAGTGTATGTTGAATAACTCACATTAACAACAAAGTACACAACATTGgcacaatatttttttaattgaacgTTCTTGAACCCTGCTATGTTCCAATGCTGACTATCCACAGAATATTTGCCCGTAAAGACGCCCTCGTTAAACTACACAATGGTCAAGCAAGCAGACAAGAGGAGATACAAAGCTCAATAAATGGATATTACTTTACCCTTTCTTTGGAAGCGAATGGGTTAAAGGACAACGCAAGAAAAATAATTGtttaataaaaacaatgttttgCAACGGGTTCCCATAGAAACAAATAATTGTACTCGCTACCATTCTGCAGGCCTGCCCCTTGCTAGCTatggtcaggtgttcaggatatccctgctgcatcacaggtggcttcgactgagcctctaaatgagccacctgtgctgaacagggatatcctgaaaacctgacctgttggggtgctttgaggactggagttgagaacccctgggttaaagtGCGACTCGTGGTCAACACGTGACTTATTAGTTATTATGTCACATTGCAAAGTAGAAAAATACATAATACGTTtctgtcctgtgttttctaaaATGTTTATTGCAGGCTCATATTATTTCCTACAAACAATGGAATGCCCATTGCTAGCTAGCAAGGGACAGGCCTGCAGAATGGTAGTGAGtcaaaactgagccactgattcagccacctgtgctgaagcagggatatcctgaatacctgaccttttggggggggggggctctcgaggactggagttgagaagccCTGCTTTAACCCCTTAGTTGCAGGACATTTCTTAGGGTTCTGCCACATATTGTGCATTGCTCCTCTGGCAGTCAAGAGGTTAAGAGTATGCAGCAATTTGTAATGGCCTTTCACGTGCATTAGCaatagaatgaaaaaaaaaatacattaacaagttctatatatatatatatatatatatatatatctgcatcGTGAACATCTAACCTTTGTtggtttatgtgtttaataaattctTCTACATTTTGTTCCGAATTTTGTTAGAAAAAAAGAATAATGATATGCTAATGCCAGGATTATATTCATTTAGATTTATATCAACATTCCATGTAGTAATGTGCCACGCTTATAATAAGCGCCCTGTGATGCGAGAACGCTCGGTGACCTTAGTCTGCTTGAAGGTCACGGTGATACAAGGCATGTCGACATGCATCCCAAATAGTGGTGGATACAATTATAGACACGAAATAAATAAAGAATGGAAAATAACAGTTGGTCTTTATAATTCAAGATAAGCCCCGGAAATGCCATAACAAATagctttcttcttcttcttcttatcTACACTATAGTAAGTGTATTTTAATGATTCCAACCTTGACATATATGCATTATATTCAAGTATGTTAGAAAATCCCATTGTGATGTGATCGCGAGGGACAAAACTTGTAATGTGATGGCGCTGACAGTGAGCACAAAACAAACTCATCAATGTTCTTCCATTCAACCTGGAAACGAAGGTCTGGGAATAAACGGCAGGTGCCAGAAATCTCTTTATGGCTTTTTTCTAGAACGTGTTAGTGTCAGATTCAAGGGATTTGCAGTATTACTGCGACACACAGTTTAAACCACCAAATACTGCAAATCCTTTGAATCTTACATCAAACTGCAAACGGAAACTCAGCAGTACTCCGGCTACAAGATAAATAACCCCCATAGACATTTTCGAGATGGCTGTAATATACTTTGAAACAACAAATTAGTAGATTCTTCATCATGCGAAAGTAATTATAGTATACAGTCCACCCTGCTTCCATCTTGTGAGTGGACATTaatattcattattatttttttactaatATGAATCATTTTCAATCCGTTGGCTGCTTGTGTATGTGGCAGATTCTACTCTCATGGGTTTAAGATGTTAATTGTCATAAATAAACAGCGTAAACTCAGTTTTGTTCCTTTAAAAGCCACAAATTAAATAATTGTGCTTGTAACAGAATTGACACATGTTGCCTTTCTCAATGTGGATCAATATTGATGGAGAGTAATGAAATCAAAGCCTCTTGGCTGTCATTGTAACCTGCTCTCTAACATAAATCCGATAACTGCATGATATCCATCTCATTTACGTAAAAGAGCTCATTTCATCTGCACATGtatgtatatcattatttatatagtgcccacagtgtacttagtgctgtacagaagagacaACACAGGGAATTATAACACAAAAAGGGCAAAATCAGACAGGTAATCCctgtcccgaggagcttacaatctaaatctaaGCGTACATTGTTTACAAGTTTCTAACACCTGTTTGGGAGCTGTGATAGTTGTGGTTATGTTATGCCCTTTAACTTCTCATGTTTCACATCTTAGAAAAGCATTAAACTATTTAATCTGTTTCCTTGGCGTttatctttttttgggggggggcatcaTTTGGGATTCTGTTCCTTCTGCGTGGAAGAGATCAGAGAACACGGTAGCCGGGGGTGTTGTATAAAACGctttctcttctctttttcaGTGGTGGTGGTGTTTGCCTTCATTCTTTGCTGGCTGCCCTTTCATGTAGCACGTTACCTGTTTTCCAAATCTTTTGAAGCTGGATCCTGGGAAATAGCTGTGATCAGCCAGTACTGTAACTTAGTGTCCTTTGTGCTTTTCTACTTAAGTGCCGCCATCAACCCCATTCTGTACAACATCATGTCGAACAAATACCGGGTGGCAGCttgcaggcttttcaggctcaaGCAGATCTCCCGGAAAGCCCCGTACATAATAAACGAGGAAAGTTCTCCGGCCTGGACAGAGTCCAATGTTAGTACGTGACCAGAACAATCTGCAAAGGGAAAAAGTGGCCAAAACATTTACCAGCCAACAGAGCAGCCATAATGCATCCGAGCACGTTACAGAATCCAGCATCGGTGTGCTCCACCTTCACAGACGCTAGTTACTGGGTCCAACGCAGGATTTTGTGTTGAACGTAAAGAACAaacagcaggaagggggaggggggggggaattaccTAACACAGTTTTGCCTCAATGAAAAAGCTACTGTTCCATTTTTCCCCAGTGAAAGTATTCGGTTACgttaggggttctcaactccagctctcaagggccaccaacaggtataggttttctggatatccctgcttcagcacaggtggctcaatcagtggctcagtcaaagactgagctgaagctgggatgtcctgaaaacctgtcctgcaggtggcgcctggaggagaggagttggccacccctgggttatGTTGATTGATGGCTCGGATAGTCTGCTCAGCCCGGCAGTAATGGAGTTTTGATAAAGTGACAGAGTACGGTATACGCTCTCAGCTCTCGGTATGGAGTGCTGCTATGGCCCATCAGTCTTTGTGATGCATTATTTCAGCTTAATGCCGTTCTTGTGGGTTTTGCATTCAAAGACCAGTGGTCATGTTATTCAATGCAGTCAGGTTGTTTAATGTCAAATGAGACCAAATGTTTGAgagatgaaacaaaaaaaaataaagagtGATGAAACATAGCAAAGGTTGTGTCTTTTATTGTTTTACCGACAATACATTATTCTACAAACTATGCGCAGTGAAGGAGGTTTCGATATTGCATTTCTCTAAATGTCCATATATGTTGAGCAGTGACAATAAAAAGAGGACAATGTCATAGTTCTGGTGGAACTAAAATATTATAAACCATCTATtgttcagagaaaaaaaaatggtgtaGTTGGGCTAGGAATAACATCCATCAGAAATGTCCAGGTTTGGAGTCTTGTTCTTTATCTatactatatttctaagtttgttattccgtttgtttgtttgtccgaagcatcgaaatctcacaaacggcacgacgtagcacaacaaaacttttactggacaccgtgctgcggatttgtaggtcaacgcggctattttgagcttccaaaaTGACttacctcccaaattatggacattctaagtttccatcgggtgtcctgcaaaaatgttagagcaggagcggggggggggggggtggcatggctactaagggagggaggtgtccttggctggatcagggctttgtgtctctgtgtgagtgtgtgatgtgagatgtgcgggggaggTGTGCCAGCTGGCGGGGGGAGATGTatcagcgggtggggggggtagggagatgtgccagcagcgaggggagatgcggcagcagcgcggggagatgtgccggcagcgcagggagatgtgccagcagcaggggggagggggggcggggagatgtgccagcagcgaggggagatgcggcagcagcgcggggagatgtgccggcagcgcagggagatgtgccagcagcggtgggaggggggagcggggagatgtgccggaagCGGGGGATggtgggggcggggagatgtgacGTCAGCAAGGGAAGAtacggcagcagcgcggggagatgtgccagcagcaggggggaggggggcggggagatgtgccagcaacgaggggggaggggggcggggagatgtgccagcaacgaggggagatgtggcagcagcacgGGGAGTTGTTCCGGCAGCGGGTGGGGgcgggcggggagatgtgccagcaacgaggggagatgtggcagcagcgcggggagttGTTCCGGCAGCGGGTGGGGgcgggcggggagatgtgctggcagcgaggggagatgcgacAGCAGCATGGGGAGATgtaccagaggggggggggggggttgggggtgcgggGAGacgtgccggcagcgaggggagatgcggcagcagctcGGGGATATATGCCGGCAGCGGGGGGTGATGtaccagtggggggaggggggaggggggggggcggggagatgtgccggcagcggggagggaggggggtggggaaatgtgccggcagcggggagggggggggggcgcagtgagACGTTCCGGCagtgaggggagatgcggcagcagcgcggggagatgtgccagtagtggggggcgggggggggggcgtggagaTGTGCCggaagcgggggaggggggcggggagatgtaccGGCAGcaaggggagatgcggcagcagcgcggggagatgtgccggcagcgaggggagatgcggcagcagcgcggggagatgtgccagtagtggggggcggggggggggcgtggagaTGTGCCggaagcgggggaggggggcggggagatgtaccGGCAGcaaggggagatgcggcagcagcgcggggagatgtgccggcagctccccgggcacaaaagctagtaatatatatatatatatatatatatatatatatatatatatatatatatatatatatatatactgtatatgagcagCCTCACCAATTAAGCACCTGGACAGCTGTATTTGTACAATTGGTTCTCTCTTAACCAAAACAAACTGAGGCCCCATCTATGTGCATTCCACATTCTGTCTCTCGCTTCCATCTCACACGGAAATGTCACCTAAGCCAACATAAACATTGTTCATAGACATTTTTCAACGCTCATATCTTTGCTTGAATCACCATGAATTGCCCGTACCTGAGAATTCTATTAGCGAGTATTCTCATCATGTTAAGAGGCCTTTGTACTTTCAAAAGTTCATACATTTATTAATCATTTTCTCCTTCATCAAATCAATTCACAAGACAATTTTTTAAAATCCCAGATTGATACTGAATGAATTTAAAAATTAATTTATGGGACATGAAAAAAGTATTTTGTATCAAACCTCAGCTGGGTGTTGTGGTCAGTTCACCTGTAAAAAGTGATGATATAGGATACATTCTCTGACACCTGATCAGTGTTTAATCTGTCATCGCCCGATAGGTCAGCCATGCATTGCTGCATATGAAGTGGTTAAGGTAGTAATTGCATATTGCGTTTGTCAAGCCTTAACATTTTAttgcgaaaaaaaaaaaaagccctcaACAGCGCCAATTAAGAAGCTTTCACCAAACCATACATAACTTGGAACATAATTAAATGTCAGAAATCTGTCACCCTCGGGAAAGCTGAAGGCTTGAATTAGAAGTGGAGTGCGGTGTGCTAGGCACCATTATTCAAAAGCAGTTACTGGAAAAAATCTGTGCTTAATGCTCCCAGTCCTGGACTCAGATGCTGCTGGCAACACATTGCAAGGAGAAGCCCTGAAGAAGACCAATGATTGACGGTTAATTCTAACCAAATCAAGATAATAAAAGATACGCCCAAGTATAACATTTGTTTTGCTGGGAGTGAAGCTGTTGGAAGGACATGTCTAGCttcttttattattttcttaTTGTATTGTGCACTGTATGTTTAGTGGCTATTTTGTGACATGTTGAAGTACAAAATACAACTATGCAGATAGTTGCAGAGACCGGTGTTCGCATCATGACATGCAAGAgaaggttataatgagatgtagagGTGAGGGTGAGATTAGCAGCAACCACATGACCATCGTCACCTGGCCAGAATCAGAGCTGGTCTTTGTTACATGGAAGTTCCATGAAATAATGTAGAGTCTGGAACGAACATTTCATCCATCTGAAATGTCTATGGACACGGTACTGGCATCTACATATATCAGCAAGTTTTATTATTAATATGCAGACTTTTATGAGCTGAACATGGGCAATTATATTCATGGAACGTTCCATCAGATTTCCTCCTAAATTCTTGTGTGTCATGAAATGTTTTTGGCCTCCTCATAAGTACACAAATAGGTTGATGAACATACCACTTAGGCATAGATTGACAAAAAGTTACTAAATCGGTGACAATATTCAGTATGATTGAAAATAAATAATCTAGGTTATGTATTCAGATTTAATTCTGTATTCACGAAGAGTTCTATGTGATAAAAAACTGCATAAAAGGCCTCCTCTACATAATGGTGTGTTGGCGATAATGCAGGAGACCACAAAAGTTATTATCGCAATTCCCTGAATAACGGCAAAGCCCCACATGCAAATATCACTTTATTCTACCATCGGGTTATGTAAGAGGATTTATTACAGAACTTCCATGCAAAACAATACGCACAATAAGCTGACTCAGGACATACATTTGTTATTAATAACTCCTCAGTATCCCAAATGGCAACCTACAGTATGGCTAGTTGGCCACTATGGTCTACTAAGGACTTAATACATACCAAATACTACTGTAGTTTGATTATCCCCCTTGCATATCAAAGAGGCTAGTAAGACATTAGTT includes the following:
- the GHSR gene encoding growth hormone secretagogue receptor type 1, translated to MEPDKYHQLSNGAFRSMSNETSSRHYLYNFTLHYMDYVDNNSRPVEPDHLFPVPVLTGITVTCILLFIIGMFGNIMTMLVVSKNKDMRTTTNLYLSSMAFSDLLIFLCMPLDLYKLWQYRPWNFGSILCKLFQFISESCTYSTILNITALSVERYFAICFPLRAKVVITKGRVKLVILVLWAVSFVSAGPIFVLVGVEHENGTNPFDTNECKATEYAIKSGLLTIMVWTSSVFFFLPVFCLTVLYSLIGRKLWRRRRETIGPNTSIRDKNNKQTVKMLVVVVFAFILCWLPFHVARYLFSKSFEAGSWEIAVISQYCNLVSFVLFYLSAAINPILYNIMSNKYRVAACRLFRLKQISRKAPYIINEESSPAWTESNVST